From a single Bacteroidetes Order II. bacterium genomic region:
- a CDS encoding alkaline phosphatase family protein, with the protein MISLYRLFLVILLLVVSNNGFSVAQKNTFKIAFGSCGSEEHPLPIFDVVVKHKPDVFVFLGDNIYGDTKDMNELRTKYGKLAAKPTFQHLKRNTKILATWDDHDFGWNDIGRHYPFKKESKDIFLTFFEEPKDSPRRQHEGIYTSYYYKQKGKILQVILLDNRTFRDDVLPYNGEFKDDKRYFYSLDYAPYTKPDSTFLGEAQWKWLEAELQKPADVRIVGSGSQFGIEYNGYEAWANFPHEQKRFLELIRKTRANGVLFITGDVHYAEISKLQEPNLYPIYDVTSSGLSSTWHFATPNRNRIEGPVMENHFGLITIDWAAKDPIIRMEVIDVTNNQRFEHTIRLSEISFKSK; encoded by the coding sequence ATGATCTCTTTATACCGCCTCTTTTTGGTTATTCTTCTCCTCGTTGTCTCAAACAACGGGTTTTCGGTTGCCCAAAAAAACACCTTTAAAATAGCCTTTGGCTCATGTGGAAGCGAGGAACACCCTCTACCGATCTTCGACGTGGTGGTTAAACATAAGCCCGATGTATTTGTTTTTCTTGGAGATAATATCTATGGTGATACCAAGGACATGAACGAACTGCGGACGAAATATGGCAAATTGGCCGCCAAGCCTACTTTTCAGCACTTAAAACGGAATACCAAAATATTGGCCACATGGGACGATCATGACTTTGGCTGGAACGATATTGGCAGGCATTACCCCTTTAAAAAAGAATCCAAAGACATCTTTCTGACCTTTTTTGAGGAGCCGAAAGACTCGCCGAGGCGGCAACATGAAGGCATTTATACCTCGTATTACTACAAACAGAAAGGAAAAATCCTTCAAGTGATTCTTTTAGACAACCGAACCTTCCGTGACGATGTATTGCCTTATAATGGAGAGTTCAAAGACGATAAACGATATTTTTATTCCCTCGACTATGCCCCTTATACCAAGCCGGATTCTACATTTTTGGGCGAGGCGCAATGGAAGTGGTTAGAGGCCGAGTTGCAAAAACCTGCTGATGTGCGGATTGTTGGGAGTGGGTCGCAATTTGGCATCGAATACAATGGCTACGAGGCTTGGGCGAATTTCCCCCATGAACAAAAGCGGTTTTTGGAGTTGATCCGAAAAACACGCGCAAATGGGGTCTTGTTTATCACTGGAGACGTTCACTACGCCGAAATATCAAAACTACAGGAACCCAATCTATACCCTATCTACGACGTTACGTCGAGCGGCTTGTCTTCTACTTGGCATTTTGCTACGCCGAACCGAAATCGCATTGAAGGGCCAGTGATGGAAAATCATTTTGGACTCATTACCATAGATTGGGCTGCAAAAGATCCGATAATCCGGATGGAAGTGATTGATGTAACCAATAATCAACGCTTTGAGCACACCATCCGTTTGAGCGAAATTTCATTTAAATCAAAATGA
- a CDS encoding DUF11 domain-containing protein produces MKKQFTPPKKKSNSPRVSSGWLGWLFVLFFLSGGTATFAQSSLSIAKRANVSSVPSGQTFYYTVQYACSSPTTPCNDVVVRDSLAAGLTYLGNVGSVHTTSSSYNSTSRIVTFNFGTLASGSTGELQITVKFPEGTTPNGTVVKNRAAIFATNAATVTSNTVSVTATAVSKWEVDKQITTSSFIDFDVSYKVALCSPNAGNLGGLNLQNARLVDTLPLNAVFVSASNSGVYDAINRTVTWNLGSIGVTNGGCTSRTVTVQYPSTVFSNGQTVVNRVEGFGTPYGLSDQSLGTDQVSHVLSGFVPSTGSTLNKYVDFGEKVVGQVASYTFNLKNSSNVAVNDFVLEDAIPVALDVTEITSGGYPSAAPVNIWYKTNLNSSYALVPGSPFSSNSTVLVSAMGLGSSEVITHLKWDWGTVAVGFAPSSTALRPGLKATLLATDRNGNAVNTGSIVQNCGSLGFVYNGNVTNRNACVNVEVIDPMARPYPYKEETTTGPYLPGSTVGYRLRVRNYGLATHKLDKPVLMDLLPESQVFVDGSWTYDAGNAGMAAPVFEKLENYAGSGRTLLRWSWTDAVPVDAAAYISFNAQVKPGTIYGALPNKVQLTSNVGNVRCPATKETDTLDLDGDGSKSDQICNYTHTIQIQGVPALSANKLVKGEYDDDFHKYPEVGVSTPGGTADYLLQVKNEGNVPMNEAVLIDVLPAIGDQLVTTKDERKSEWRPNLIGAVAAPKGVTVYYSTVANPCTEELGTSKPDCEKPEWRTELPEDITSVRALKFDFAKVEIGLNETLTLSWPMRVPAGAPTEGEVAWNSFAYTATRADNGSRLLAAEPTKVGIALKPIKGIAIGSFFWLDEDRDGVQGEKESGLNGVKVTLIHPGGDEKPGTEDDKEVAFSYTGDDQKGRPGYYLFPNVEEGIYALRFDLPKGFRFTKMDAENDEIDSDINPESGYTEVFKASGASVLNMNGGAWKAKADLALKKGVDNPIAQSGQNVTYYIVVVNDGPDDATNVTVHDPLHSSLTYIASGTSQGAYNPSTGEWNIGTLPVGGQAELKIEVQLGKECLVYNIAQVTGSDALDPDSTPNNYVGIFDEDDVDVAVVNGCSFSSGGNNGGLESNGNLASAIATRNFNRAHLPGVETEYGPFNRHTEKQLNKRDALGVILDVIPQEGPLKSSSIVTTPKDLQGITNATSFFAVDYMYTDQRRVGAILANTTPDGYTYEHTKAICDRLNGATLEEMTTVNIMGQPFQMVTLRHPDGAVDYASWFVVYQTVDGFQVENQFRRAGYKPIQTGNEILNFQVWSVVPQFTKGLVEEILVALQKRGSLNWTGNLPQMPKVYVRKAQYASGKMNLEVVNLAGASSMTFNGTQARTESGDRVPFSQLVSLTNTEPGSVEWLEVPVNALYDIGFSISNEVDTATDELYLADGPWGASADPAGAQVARFLVKSVDAANTSADVYTVDRAVEISGQVKTWVAVFRSLQPNQRPTNLGAFNTLRFKAKGAANLKVVLEKAGIKTWDQYATRVSLSENEAVYELPFPSFRVADGTGRFRADDVTQLVFYVEGNGQASQAFDLSISDVQFVSGTSVAAENEAQPTTFALDQNYPNPFNPSTNIRFTLPESGKVALKVYDMLGRQVATLVNNELRTAGVHTITFDAANLPSGTYVYRLEVAGQAAITRKMIFVK; encoded by the coding sequence ATGAAAAAACAATTTACGCCCCCCAAAAAAAAGTCTAACAGCCCTCGGGTGAGCAGCGGGTGGTTGGGCTGGCTCTTTGTCTTGTTCTTCTTGTCTGGCGGTACTGCAACTTTTGCCCAATCCTCGCTTTCGATAGCGAAACGGGCCAATGTGAGTAGTGTGCCTTCTGGACAAACGTTTTATTATACCGTTCAATATGCTTGCTCCAGTCCTACGACGCCTTGTAATGATGTTGTGGTACGGGATTCACTTGCTGCGGGCTTGACCTATTTAGGAAATGTTGGTTCGGTGCATACTACCTCCTCTTCTTACAACAGCACCAGCCGAATCGTTACATTTAACTTTGGTACTTTGGCATCGGGTTCTACGGGTGAGTTACAGATAACGGTGAAGTTTCCCGAAGGAACCACGCCAAACGGTACAGTGGTCAAGAACCGGGCAGCCATTTTTGCCACGAATGCCGCGACGGTAACCAGTAACACCGTTTCTGTGACGGCCACGGCAGTCTCGAAATGGGAAGTGGACAAACAAATTACCACTTCTTCCTTTATAGATTTTGATGTTTCGTACAAAGTTGCTCTTTGCAGTCCGAATGCTGGAAACCTAGGCGGATTAAACCTTCAAAACGCCCGCTTAGTAGATACCTTGCCGCTGAATGCCGTTTTTGTTTCTGCGAGTAATAGCGGGGTGTATGACGCCATAAATAGGACGGTCACTTGGAATTTGGGCAGTATTGGCGTGACCAATGGTGGATGTACGAGTCGTACTGTAACGGTACAATACCCCAGTACTGTTTTCTCTAATGGTCAAACGGTGGTGAACCGTGTAGAAGGCTTTGGAACCCCATACGGTCTTTCGGATCAATCCTTGGGGACAGATCAAGTGAGCCATGTTCTATCCGGATTTGTCCCATCTACAGGCAGTACACTGAATAAATATGTGGACTTTGGTGAAAAGGTGGTGGGTCAGGTTGCCTCTTATACGTTTAACCTTAAAAATAGCAGCAATGTAGCGGTCAATGACTTTGTGTTGGAAGATGCGATTCCAGTGGCCCTTGATGTTACCGAAATTACTTCTGGTGGCTATCCATCTGCTGCGCCAGTCAATATTTGGTATAAAACCAACCTCAATAGCAGCTATGCCTTAGTTCCGGGAAGCCCCTTTAGTAGCAATAGCACCGTTTTGGTTTCTGCCATGGGGCTGGGGAGTTCTGAAGTAATTACCCATCTGAAATGGGATTGGGGAACAGTAGCTGTTGGGTTTGCTCCTTCGTCCACGGCGCTTCGTCCTGGTCTTAAAGCGACCTTGCTTGCGACCGACCGGAACGGAAATGCGGTAAATACGGGAAGCATCGTACAAAATTGTGGTTCCTTGGGTTTTGTGTATAATGGTAATGTCACCAACCGAAACGCCTGCGTAAATGTGGAAGTCATAGACCCTATGGCTCGTCCTTATCCTTACAAAGAGGAAACGACAACTGGCCCTTACCTTCCGGGTAGTACCGTTGGATACCGTTTGCGGGTACGGAACTATGGATTGGCCACCCACAAATTAGACAAGCCCGTCCTGATGGATTTATTACCGGAAAGCCAAGTTTTTGTGGATGGCTCTTGGACATATGATGCCGGAAACGCTGGAATGGCCGCTCCAGTATTTGAGAAACTGGAAAACTATGCCGGAAGTGGCAGGACGTTGCTACGTTGGAGTTGGACCGATGCCGTTCCCGTGGATGCAGCAGCATATATTTCGTTTAATGCACAAGTGAAACCCGGAACGATTTATGGGGCATTGCCTAATAAAGTACAGCTCACTTCTAATGTGGGAAATGTACGTTGTCCGGCAACCAAAGAAACCGATACGCTTGACCTGGATGGTGATGGAAGCAAAAGTGATCAAATTTGCAATTATACCCATACCATCCAGATCCAAGGGGTCCCCGCGCTTTCTGCGAATAAATTGGTGAAAGGCGAATATGATGATGATTTTCATAAGTATCCCGAAGTTGGGGTTTCTACGCCTGGCGGCACGGCCGATTATTTGTTGCAGGTGAAAAACGAGGGCAATGTTCCAATGAACGAAGCCGTGCTCATAGATGTACTTCCGGCCATTGGTGACCAATTAGTGACCACAAAAGATGAACGCAAGAGCGAATGGCGGCCCAATTTGATTGGTGCGGTAGCGGCTCCAAAAGGGGTGACGGTTTATTATAGTACCGTTGCAAACCCTTGTACCGAAGAATTGGGGACTTCTAAGCCGGACTGCGAAAAGCCTGAGTGGCGTACTGAACTTCCTGAAGATATTACGAGTGTGCGGGCCTTGAAATTCGACTTTGCCAAGGTGGAAATTGGTCTGAACGAAACGCTAACCCTGTCTTGGCCGATGCGTGTTCCTGCTGGTGCACCCACCGAAGGCGAAGTGGCTTGGAACTCCTTTGCTTATACGGCAACCCGTGCCGATAATGGTTCCCGCCTCCTTGCCGCCGAGCCAACGAAAGTGGGTATTGCCTTGAAGCCCATCAAAGGCATTGCAATCGGTAGTTTCTTTTGGTTGGACGAAGACCGCGACGGTGTACAAGGTGAAAAAGAAAGTGGGCTAAACGGGGTCAAAGTAACGCTTATACATCCGGGTGGTGACGAAAAACCGGGAACCGAAGACGATAAAGAGGTAGCCTTTAGTTATACGGGCGACGACCAAAAAGGCCGTCCGGGATATTACCTCTTTCCAAATGTAGAAGAAGGAATTTATGCCCTCCGCTTCGACCTCCCAAAGGGCTTTCGCTTCACCAAGATGGATGCGGAAAACGATGAGATAGACTCCGACATCAATCCGGAATCTGGGTACACCGAAGTCTTCAAGGCATCTGGTGCTTCGGTACTGAATATGAATGGTGGTGCTTGGAAAGCCAAAGCAGACCTTGCGTTGAAAAAAGGGGTGGATAATCCGATTGCACAAAGTGGCCAAAACGTGACCTATTATATCGTGGTAGTAAATGACGGCCCAGATGATGCGACCAATGTGACCGTTCACGACCCGCTTCACAGTTCGCTTACGTACATTGCTAGCGGTACTTCGCAAGGCGCCTACAACCCAAGTACGGGTGAGTGGAATATCGGAACCCTGCCCGTTGGTGGACAAGCCGAGCTAAAGATTGAGGTACAACTTGGCAAAGAATGTCTGGTTTATAACATTGCACAGGTTACTGGTAGCGATGCTCTCGACCCAGATTCTACTCCCAATAACTATGTTGGTATATTTGATGAAGATGATGTAGATGTGGCAGTTGTGAATGGTTGTTCGTTCTCTTCGGGCGGTAATAATGGCGGCTTGGAGTCGAATGGCAATCTTGCCAGTGCAATTGCCACCCGAAACTTCAACCGTGCCCACTTACCGGGTGTCGAAACAGAATATGGCCCGTTTAACCGTCATACCGAAAAACAGCTAAACAAACGGGATGCCCTGGGGGTTATTTTGGACGTGATTCCGCAGGAAGGACCCTTGAAAAGCAGTTCCATTGTCACTACACCGAAAGATCTGCAAGGGATTACTAATGCCACCAGCTTCTTTGCAGTGGACTATATGTACACCGACCAACGCCGCGTAGGGGCCATCTTGGCCAATACCACCCCAGACGGTTACACATACGAGCACACAAAAGCCATTTGTGATCGCCTGAACGGGGCAACGCTCGAAGAAATGACCACCGTAAACATCATGGGACAACCTTTCCAAATGGTCACGTTGCGTCATCCAGACGGAGCTGTGGACTATGCTTCTTGGTTTGTGGTGTATCAGACAGTAGATGGTTTTCAGGTAGAAAATCAGTTCCGCCGTGCCGGATATAAGCCCATACAAACCGGAAATGAAATCCTGAACTTCCAGGTTTGGTCGGTGGTACCCCAATTTACCAAAGGACTTGTAGAGGAAATTTTGGTGGCATTACAAAAACGTGGTAGTCTAAACTGGACGGGTAACCTTCCACAAATGCCAAAAGTATATGTTCGGAAAGCACAATATGCTTCTGGAAAAATGAATCTGGAAGTGGTGAACTTGGCTGGTGCCAGTAGTATGACCTTTAATGGCACGCAAGCCCGTACCGAAAGTGGTGATCGTGTGCCCTTCTCTCAATTGGTTTCGCTGACCAATACCGAGCCGGGAAGTGTGGAGTGGTTGGAAGTTCCGGTTAACGCCTTGTATGACATTGGTTTCTCCATTAGCAACGAAGTAGATACTGCCACCGATGAGTTGTATCTGGCAGATGGACCGTGGGGGGCGAGTGCCGATCCTGCGGGCGCACAAGTTGCCCGGTTCTTGGTTAAGTCGGTAGATGCGGCCAATACCAGTGCGGACGTTTATACGGTAGATCGCGCCGTTGAAATTAGCGGTCAGGTTAAAACGTGGGTGGCTGTTTTTCGGAGTTTACAACCCAACCAACGTCCGACCAATTTGGGCGCTTTCAATACCTTGCGGTTCAAGGCGAAGGGCGCAGCCAACCTAAAAGTGGTTTTGGAAAAAGCAGGCATCAAAACGTGGGACCAATACGCAACGCGCGTCAGTCTTTCGGAAAACGAAGCGGTCTATGAATTGCCCTTCCCATCCTTCCGCGTTGCAGATGGAACAGGAAGGTTCCGTGCCGATGATGTAACCCAGTTGGTATTCTATGTGGAAGGCAATGGCCAGGCCAGTCAAGCCTTTGACCTAAGCATCTCGGATGTACAATTTGTCTCCGGAACAAGTGTTGCAGCAGAGAATGAGGCCCAGCCAACAACGTTTGCCTTGGATCAGAACTACCCGAATCCGTTCAATCCGAGTACAAACATCCGTTTCACCCTGCCTGAGTCAGGTAAGGTTGCGCTTAAGGTATATGACATGCTGGGACGTCAGGTGGCGACCTTGGTAAACAACGAGCTTCGTACAGCGGGCGTCCATACCATTACCTTCGATGCAGCCAATTTACCGAGTGGAACCTATGTGTACCGCCTCGAAGTGGCCGGACAAGCGGCCATTACCCGCAAAATGATCTTCGTAAAGTAA